Proteins encoded by one window of Salvia splendens isolate huo1 chromosome 7, SspV2, whole genome shotgun sequence:
- the LOC121742564 gene encoding RNA-binding protein BRN1-like isoform X1, giving the protein MAEEESVKLFVGQVPKHMTESQLLVMFQEFALVDEVNIIKDKATRASRGCCFVICPSREEANKAISECHNKKTLPGASSPLQVKYADGELERLEHKLFIGMLPKNVSDAEVSALFSNYGTIKDLQLLRGYQQTSKGCAFLKFETKEQALAAIEALNGKHKIEGSTVPLVVKWADTEKERQARRAQKALSLASNVSNSDSRQHLYGALPMGYMSPYNGYGYQTPGTYGLMHYRLPPMQNQHAYHNLIPPLNQGNAIRGVTPDLSSGMPPRNFSVSPNYVGSAYPAVHGVQYPLTYHGGMISNRPLGGPSGSLSPSTANSQSAASSSVSTSSGGQNEGPPGANLFIYHIPQEFGDDELASAFQRFGRVLSAKVFVDKATGVSKCFGFVSYDSPVAAQNAINMMNGFQLGGKKLKVQLKRDNKQNKPY; this is encoded by the exons ATGGCGGAGGAGGAGAGCGTGAAGTTGTTCGTAGGTCAAGTGCCGAAGCACATGACGGAATCGCAGCTGCTCGTAATGTTCCAGGAGTTCGCCTTGGTGGACGAAGTCAACATTATCAAGGACAAGGCCACGCGCGCTTCTCGAG GATGTTGTTTTGTGATATGTCCGTCGAGAGAGGAAGCGAACAAGGCGATTAGCGAGTGCCATAATAAGAAGACGCTGCCTGGG GCATCTAGTCCATTGCAAGTGAAGTACGCTGATGGAGAGTTGGAAAGGCTAG AGCACAAACTCTTTATCGGCATGCTTCCGAAAAATGTTTCTGATGCTGAAGTCTCTGCATTGTTTTCAAATTATGGGACAATAAAAGACTTGCAACTTCTTAGAGGTTATCAGCAAACCAGCAAAG GTTGTGCTTTTCTAAAGTTTGAGACAAAAGAGCAAGCGCTCGCAGCTATTGAAGCCCTCAATGGAAAGCATAAGATTGAG GGCTCAACTGTTCCATTGGTGGTTAAGTGGGCTGATACAGAAAAGGAAAGACAGGCAAGGAGGGCTCAGAAAGCTCTATCATTGGCATCTAATGTGTCAAATTCAGACTCCAGGCAACATTTATATGGTGCTTTACCAATGGGTTATATGTCTCCATACAATGGATATGGTTATCAG ACTCCTGGAACTTATGGCCTCATGCACTATCGCCTGCCGCCAATGCAGAATCAGCATGCGTACCACAATCTTATCCCACCATTAAACCAAGGAAATGCTATACGTGGAGTAACACCTGATCTTTCATCGGGAATGCCTCCAAGAAATTTCTCTGTATCACCTAATTATGTTGGATCTGCTTATCCCGCTGTACATGGGGTTCAGTATCCCTTAACTTATCATGGAGGAATGATTAGTAACCGCCCACTTGGTGGTCCATCTGGTTCTCTATCACCATCTACTGCAAATAGTCAATCTGCAGCATCTTCAAGTGTCAGCACTAGCTCAGGCGGGCAGAATGAAG GTCCACCTGGAGCTAATTTGTTTATTTACCACATTCCTCAAGAATTTGGTGATGATGAGCTTGCGAGCGCCTTTCAGCGTTTTGGTAGGGTATTGAGTGCCAAAGTTTTTGTCGACAAAGCAACAGGGGTTAGCAAATGTTTTG GATTTGTTAGTTACGATTCTCCAGTTGCAGCACAGAATGCCATTAACATGATGAATGGTTTTCAGTTAGGTGGTAAGAAATTGAAAGTTCAACTTAAGAGAGATAATAAGCAAAACAAGCCTTACTAA
- the LOC121742564 gene encoding RNA-binding protein BRN1-like isoform X2 gives MAEEESVKLFVGQVPKHMTESQLLVMFQEFALVDEVNIIKDKATRASRGCCFVICPSREEANKAISECHNKKTLPGASSPLQVKYADGELERLEHKLFIGMLPKNVSDAEVSALFSNYGTIKDLQLLRGYQQTSKGCAFLKFETKEQALAAIEALNGKHKIEGSTVPLVVKWADTEKERQARRAQKALSLASNVSNSDSRQHLYGALPMGYMSPYNGYGYQNQHAYHNLIPPLNQGNAIRGVTPDLSSGMPPRNFSVSPNYVGSAYPAVHGVQYPLTYHGGMISNRPLGGPSGSLSPSTANSQSAASSSVSTSSGGQNEGPPGANLFIYHIPQEFGDDELASAFQRFGRVLSAKVFVDKATGVSKCFGFVSYDSPVAAQNAINMMNGFQLGGKKLKVQLKRDNKQNKPY, from the exons ATGGCGGAGGAGGAGAGCGTGAAGTTGTTCGTAGGTCAAGTGCCGAAGCACATGACGGAATCGCAGCTGCTCGTAATGTTCCAGGAGTTCGCCTTGGTGGACGAAGTCAACATTATCAAGGACAAGGCCACGCGCGCTTCTCGAG GATGTTGTTTTGTGATATGTCCGTCGAGAGAGGAAGCGAACAAGGCGATTAGCGAGTGCCATAATAAGAAGACGCTGCCTGGG GCATCTAGTCCATTGCAAGTGAAGTACGCTGATGGAGAGTTGGAAAGGCTAG AGCACAAACTCTTTATCGGCATGCTTCCGAAAAATGTTTCTGATGCTGAAGTCTCTGCATTGTTTTCAAATTATGGGACAATAAAAGACTTGCAACTTCTTAGAGGTTATCAGCAAACCAGCAAAG GTTGTGCTTTTCTAAAGTTTGAGACAAAAGAGCAAGCGCTCGCAGCTATTGAAGCCCTCAATGGAAAGCATAAGATTGAG GGCTCAACTGTTCCATTGGTGGTTAAGTGGGCTGATACAGAAAAGGAAAGACAGGCAAGGAGGGCTCAGAAAGCTCTATCATTGGCATCTAATGTGTCAAATTCAGACTCCAGGCAACATTTATATGGTGCTTTACCAATGGGTTATATGTCTCCATACAATGGATATGGTTATCAG AATCAGCATGCGTACCACAATCTTATCCCACCATTAAACCAAGGAAATGCTATACGTGGAGTAACACCTGATCTTTCATCGGGAATGCCTCCAAGAAATTTCTCTGTATCACCTAATTATGTTGGATCTGCTTATCCCGCTGTACATGGGGTTCAGTATCCCTTAACTTATCATGGAGGAATGATTAGTAACCGCCCACTTGGTGGTCCATCTGGTTCTCTATCACCATCTACTGCAAATAGTCAATCTGCAGCATCTTCAAGTGTCAGCACTAGCTCAGGCGGGCAGAATGAAG GTCCACCTGGAGCTAATTTGTTTATTTACCACATTCCTCAAGAATTTGGTGATGATGAGCTTGCGAGCGCCTTTCAGCGTTTTGGTAGGGTATTGAGTGCCAAAGTTTTTGTCGACAAAGCAACAGGGGTTAGCAAATGTTTTG GATTTGTTAGTTACGATTCTCCAGTTGCAGCACAGAATGCCATTAACATGATGAATGGTTTTCAGTTAGGTGGTAAGAAATTGAAAGTTCAACTTAAGAGAGATAATAAGCAAAACAAGCCTTACTAA
- the LOC121810947 gene encoding uncharacterized protein LOC121810947 — MVRKSKRRAGAATKPTKEDVTSKRPLKRLRKAITDSETTPEEVVSNKNIVEDEKGDVAKEPVPTPKVRKPCTWLKLDRLNPEFGSKSLESSKQGKEAKPAATVKSPGNNKSKRIDKFEEKCHSHPVVTDEEKNLRRHRKEAEPSAEVKTPGDNKRKGDEKNERKKGHSHPFTNEKLNSRRHDREKDLIKEIDDEAEKELGGLIFMCNSKTKPDCFKYQIMGVPAHKKEVVMSIKPGLKFFLYDYDLKLMYGVFEASSAGGMKLEPEAFNGAFPAQVRFIVHKACLPLPESVFKKAIRDSYDEKKRKFQTELTVMQVKNLIGAFYPAPLLHPNGKSMVQEPPFYSNSPATSFNEDYRRQRHLIKCSNSDIQGTSTPFHHEKELSGNHVIHSPVPVRDPLFLSEQEYRSNGLRQGRHHLPSATGDDISNLSGTKKLDLELNHLLRIPVSTSIVDSAVQQREVNQPDSLYLSEKEYRIHGLRLPQPPVVPNVASPMMTEPRNDSCDPYDEATTSLVNRYLSMPMATAVPAEPYPLVGRERYFGDLNHTNQMLSHPPRTFHDGHRALPHNFQEQSVFNQRSYSLNASCEPSEQSRGVGLHHEADLMSAPVSHRYSFAGPSLPQRR; from the exons ATGGTGAGGAAAAGCAAGAGAAGAGCTGGTGCAGCCACTAAACCTACTAAAGAAGATGTTACTAGCAAGAGACCGCTGAAAAGGCTGAGAAAAGCTATTACTGATTCTGAAACTACTCCAGAAGAGGTAGTATCGAACAAGAATATAGTTGAAGATGAAAAAGGCGATGTTGCAAAAGAACCTGTTCCAACTCCTAAAGTGAGGAAGCCTTGTACATGGCTTAAGCTTGACAGGCTTAACCCTGAATTTGGAAGCAAATCTCTTGAGAGTTCTAAACAAGGCAAAGAAGCCAAGCCTGCTGCTACAGTCAAATCCCCGGGAAACAATAAGAGTAAGAGAATTgacaaatttgaagaaaaatgtcATTCCCATCCGGTGGTTACTGATGAAGAGAAAAATTTACGTCGCCATAGGAAGGAAGCAGAGCCTTCCGCAGAAGTCAAAACCCCAGGAGACAATAAGAGGAAGGGAGATGAAAAAAATGAACGAAAAAAAGGTCATTCCCATCCGTTTACTAATGAAAAGCTAAATTCACGTCGCCATGACAGAGAAAAAGACCTTATCAAAGAAATTGATGATGAAGCTGAGAAAGAACTAGGTGGATTGATTTTTATGTGCAACTCCAAAACCAAACCAGATTGTTTCAAATACCAAATAATGGGTGTGCCAGCACACAAGAAAGAGGTTGTTATGAGCATCAAGCCTGGTCTTAAATTTTTCCTTTATGATTATGATCTCAAGCTCATGTATGGGGTCTTTGAAGCATCATCTGCCGGTGGAATGAAACTTGAGCCAGAAGCTTTTAATGGGGCTTTCCCAGCTCAG GTTCGTTTCATTGTTCACAAAGCATGCCTTCCACTACCCGAGAGTGTGTTTAAGAAAGCAATCAGAGACAGCTATGATGAAAAGAAACGCAAGTTCCAAACAGAGTTGACAGTAATGCAA GTGAAAAATCTGATAGGCGCGTTCTATCCCGCCCCCTTGCTGCATCCAAATGGAAAATCCATGGTCCAAGAACCACCTTTTTACTCAAATTCACCAGCAACTTCATTTAATGAGGATTACCGGAGGCAAAGACATTTGATTAAGTGTAGCAACTCTGATATACAAGGAACGTCTACCCCCTTTCATCATGAGAAAGAATTATCCGGCAACCATGTAATTCATAGCCCAGTTCCAGTACGGGATCCACTTTTTCTTTCTGAGCAAGAATACAGAAGTAACGGGCTTCGACAAGGCAGGCATCACCTGCCATCAGCTACAGGCGATGATATCAGCAATTTGTCAGGGACTAAAAAGCTTGATCTTGAACTAAATCATCTACTTAGGATTCCTGTTTCCACGAGTATAGTAGATTCAGCTGTGCAGCAAAGAGAAGTTAATCAACCTGATTCTCTCTACCTTAGTGAAAAGGAGTACCGCATACATGGCCTCCGGTTACCCCAGCCTCCTGTAGTGCCAAATGTGGCATCTCCCATGATGACAGAGCCTCGCAATGATTCATGTGACCCGTATGATGAGGCCACCACCTCATTGGTAAATCGATATCTGTCTATGCCGATGGCAACAGCAGTTCCAGCAGAACCATATCCCCTGGTTGGTAGGGAGCGTTATTTCGGTGATCTGAACCACACTAACCAAATGCTAAGCCATCCACCCAGGACATTCCATGATGGACATAGAGCTTTACCCCATAATTTTCAAGAGCAATCAGTATTCAACCAAAGGTCATATTCACTGAATGCTTCTTGCGAACCATCAGAGCAGAGTCGGGGAGTCGGTCTCCACCATGAAGCTGATCTAATGTCTGCACCAGTCTCCCACCGCTATTCCTTTGCAGGACCTTCTCTACCACAGCGCAGATAA
- the LOC121811333 gene encoding uncharacterized protein LOC121811333, producing MSLYESTLPLEDTVALDSPVRESGLQSIDMNTQVLGGFESAQQSGYQMNDCFEKGIALDSDDEGENRYEAGSSANECCGATGRLSGRGGIALLRRQQAPADYFRRLNKVKKHVLGRLDSDISGRSDEETAAERIGPCNDYRFQEHHMAVERVFASSSEQKLVSMKPVNTEEKLLTLKLSPKESKCMDAGKDTNYDSKRPELIASSQVLESQDKALQFVENYLSVCDLGSQKHIPSRKTDMIKSPPCLRVKGAQSLARRLTLESTASKLATFDWADKQIDETEYASPRLCEDSAFEYIGDKPGSVTVNQDSTNVKLQNEISNLQSGGKLPENMSIPNNLDTVWLSSHESEEVGSNPGMFIAPDSMKLDEQLDAEISRQNAENVEQLRLTPDELCIGLDTQMAAEAMEELVHASPPRVDARVTHQGSNNPLLNSSNALNNETKSNGASVEVAFVDWICKEKRSKTMKNSSFHDKTSYRVAAKRVMNQLKTVSRPRVRKSLTTKKLMAEEFFNDGTKMTINGKTAAPSRITLQQEEYGIAEKCSSKEFQKLNRACSRRPNETADGIKYDPPAKGKKISSSFRKGSQKRDISRTCLKSNSGSSLEVVTGTAKDKENSYPDLANTTLSRSNPWVYPKGKRTRVFTPHHTVSLSNQSFAFSSSDINLKKLAVEEAVGRVAKLIVHKRRQKVSLGRENAGSSIKLAINLSSPVTDSAVPGTEVKIPVESDSNKPVKHDETANDALAHMKVDLLLSKGHSAKRKRLSLSPLSRSPLMKELTRLGYPDSMPDFLPKDSRRRRATEKVCVLFSQNLDTSKLKQQKRIVTRLGFSIASCSSDATHFVADRFVRTRNMLEAISLGKHVVTHLWLESCEQAGYNVDEKSYILRDEKKEKEFGFNMHVTLMRASKHPLLKGRRVLITPNVKPGLDVINSLVKAVQGEVVQSILKAKKDQLIHNDVLILSSVEDYTICLQYLHKGASIYDSELLLNGIVTQELQYERYRLFKDRKEKGH from the exons ATGTCATTGTATGAGAGTACTCTCCCGTTGGAGGACACAGTCGCCCTCGACAGCCCCGTCAGAGAATCCGGGCTGCAGAGTATTGATATGAACACTCAGGTTTTGGGTGGATTTGAATCAGCTCAACAATCGGGTTATCAGATGAATGATTGCTTTGAGAAAGGCATAGCGCTTGATAGTGATGATGAAGGGGAGAATCGATATGAAGCTGGAAGTTCAGCGAATGAGTGCTGTGGTGCAACTGGAAGGCTTTCTGGCAGGGGTGGTATAGCATTGCTGAGACGACAGCAGGCTCCAGCAG ATTATTTCCGGAGGCTTAACAAGGTTAAGAAGCATGTGTTAGGTCGTCTTGATTCAGATATAAGTGGAAGGAGTGATGAAGAAACTGCTGCTGAGAGGATTGGTCCTTGTAATGATTATAGATTTCAAGAACATCACATGGCTGTGGAGAGGGTCTTCGCCAGTTCATCAGAGCAAAAGCTAGTTTCAATGAAACCAGTGAATACAGAGGAAAAATTACTCACGTTAAAGTTGTCCCCAAAAGAGTCTAAGTGCATGGATGCGGGGAAGGATACAAATTATGACAGTAAGCGCCCAgagttgattgcatcttcacaAGTTTTAGAATCTCAAGATAAGGCCCTGCAGTTTGTAGAAAACTACCTATCAGTTTGTGATTTGGGTTCACAGAAACACATCCCAAGTAGAAAGACAGACATGATTAAATCACCTCCTTGTTTGAGAGTAAAAGGTGCTCAAAGCTTGGCTAGGAGACTAACTCTTGAATCAACTGCTAGCAAGTTAGCAACTTTTGACTGGGCAGATAAGCAGATTGATGAGACTGAGTACGCCTCACCAAGACTGTGTGAGGATTCAGCCTTTGAATATATAGGCGACAAACCTGGTTCCGTAACTGTTAATCAAGATTCTACCAATGTTAAGTTGCAAAATGAGATCTCCAATCTTCAGTCGGGAGGGAAGTTGCCTGAAAATATGTCAATTCCAAATAATTTAGATACAGTTTGGTTGAGCTCCCACGAGTCGGAAGAAGTAGGATCAAATCCCGGAATGTTCATTGCACCTGATTCCATGAAGTTGGATGAGCAGCTTGATGCTGAAATATCAAGGCAGAATGCAGAGAATGTGGAGCAATTAAGGCTTACACCAGATGAGTTATGTATTGGTCTGGACACGCAAATGGCTGCTGAAGCTATGGAAGAATTAGTACATGCAAGTCCTCCAAGGGTGGATGCTCGTGTCACTCATCAAGGTTCGAACAACCCACTTTTGAACTCTTCTAATGCGTTAAATAATGAGACTAAATCAAATGGGGCCAGTGTCGAAGTGGCTTTTGTAGATTGGATATGCAAAGAGAAACGCTCAAAAACTATGAAAAATTCTTCTTTCCACGACAAAACTTCATATAGGGTGGCTGCAAAACGAGTTATGAACCAGCTGAAAACTGTTTCTCGACCTCGGGTACGCAAAAGTTTGACAACCAAGAAATTGATGGCTGAGGAGTTCTTCAATGACGGTACAAAAATGACAATAAATGGAAAAACTGCAGCACCTTCAAGGATCACTCTGCAGCAAGAGGAATATGGAATTGCTGAAAAATGTAGCTCTAAAGAGTTTCAGAAACTTAATCGTGCATGTAGCAGGCGTCCAAATGAGACTGCTGATGGTATCAAGTATGACCCCCCTGCGAAAGGAAAAAAGATAAGCAGTAGCTTTCGCAAAGGTTCACAAAAAAGAGACATCAGTCGAACCTGCCTGAAGTCAAATTCTGGTTCATCTCTTGAAGTGGTTACAGGCACTGCAAAAGACAAAGAAAACTCTTATCCGGATTTGGCTAATACAACTCTCTCAAGGTCAAACCCATGGGTCTATCCAAAGGGGAAAAGAACACGTGTGTTCACACCACACCATACAGTTAGCTTAAGCAACCAAAGTTTTGCATTTTCCTCATCTGATATTAATCTGAAAAAGCTGGCTGTAGAGGAAGCAGTAGGCAGGGTGGCAAAGCTTATAGTCCATAAGAGGCGGCAGAAAGTGTCATTAGGGAGGGAAAATGCAGGAAGTTCTATAAAGTTGGCTATTAATTTAAGTTCACCTGTTACTGATAGTGCGGTTCCAGGGACAGAAGTAAAGATTCCTGTCGAATCTGATTCCAACAAACCAGTAAAGCATGATGAAACTGCAAATGATGCCTTAGCTCACATGAAAGTAGACTTATTATTGTCAAAGGGGCATTCAGCCAAAAGGAAACGATTATCATTGAGCCCCCTTTCAAGATCTCCCCTAATGAAAGAGCTTACAAGATTGGGTTACCCTGATTCAATGCCTGATTTTCTGCCAAAAGattcaagaagaagaagagctaCAGagaaagtttgtgttttgttcaGCCAGAACTTGGACACAAGCAAACTTAAGCAGCAGAAAAGG ATTGTAACACGATTAGGATTTTCAATCGCATCATGTTCCTCTGATGCAACACATTTTGTAGCTGATAGATTTGTACGGACAAGGAATATGTTGGAAGCCATTAGTCTTGGTAAACATGTGGTGACACATTTATGGCTTGAGAGCTGCGAACAAGCTGGCTATAATGTTGACGAAAAGAGTTACATCCTCAGAGATGAGAAAAAGGAGAAAGAATTTGGTTTCAACATGCATGTTACACTCATGCGTGCCAGTAAGCATCCACTTTTGAAG GGCCGCAGAGTCTTGATCACCCCAAATGTGAAACCTGGTCTAGATGTTATAAACAGCTTGGTCAAGGCAGTTCAAGGAGAG GTGGTCCAAAGCATACTGAAAGCCAAAAAGGATCAGCTGATTCACAATGATGTATTAATCCTCTCCTCTGTGGAAGATTATACAATTTGCTTACAATATCTCCACAAAG GAGCTTCCATCTATGACTCAGAGCTTTTGCTGAATGGTATTGTAACCCAGGAACTGCAATATGAGAG ATATAGACTTTTCAAAGATAGGAAGGAGAAAGGCCATTGA
- the LOC121810262 gene encoding mitochondrial substrate carrier family protein ucpB-like produces MSSSSSSPGSMKAKWGVSSSDVVYHFGTSGMSVATATVTTHPLDVLKVRLQMQLVGQRGPLTGMGQISMQAVKSEGLRALYLGLTPALMRSVLYGGLRLGLYEPSKYVCELAFESHNVLMKIASGAFSGAVATALTNPVEVLKVRLQMRGTNTRGPIQELQKIASEEGIAALWKGLGPAMTRAAALTASQLATYDESKQMLMKWTSLQEGFYLHLTASTIAGTVSTIMTAPIDMVKTRLMLQRQSQSAGSYKNGLHCAYQVLQTEGPRGLYKGGFAMFARLGQQTTITFIVCEQLRGLAGLNAL; encoded by the exons ATGTCGAGCTCTTCGTCCTCCCCTG GATCAATGAAAGCAAAATGGGGAGTATCCTCATCCGATGTGGTTTATCATTTCGGCACCAGTGGAATGTCTGTTGCTACTGCAACCGTAACTACTCATCCTTTAG ATGTTCTCAAGGTCAGGCTGCAAATGCAACTAGTCGGCCAAAGAGGTCCGTTGACTGGCATG GGACAAATTTCTATGCAAGCAGTCAAAAGTGAAGGACTCAGGGCCTTGTATCTGGGATTGACACCTGCTTTAATGAGGTCAGTTCTTTATGGAGGTCTCCGTTTAGGCTTATACGAACCTTCAAAATATGTGTGTGAATTGGCTTTTGAGTCCCACAATGTCTTGATGAAGATTGCATCTGGAGCATTCTCTGGTGCTGTTGCAACAGCACTTACCAATCCAGTGGAAGTGTTGAAG GTACGGTTGCAGATGAGAGGAACAAACACTCGTGGGCCAATCCAGGAACTGCAAAAAATTGCTTCAGAAGAGGGCATTGCAGCCCTATGGAAGGGGCTTGGTCCTGCAATGACCAGAGCTGCTGCATTGACTGCATCACAGCTGGCAACGTATGATGAATCCAAGCAG ATGTTGATGAAATGGACTTCTCTTCAGGAAGGATTTTATCTGCATCTCAC TGCAAGTACTATAGCTGGCACTGTGAGCACCATCATGACTGCACCGATTGATATGGTTAAAACAAGACTTATGCTGCAACGACAATCTCAAAGTGCTGGAAGCTATAAAAATGGCCTCCACTGTGCCTACCAG GTTCTGCAAACAGAAGGTCCTCGTGGTCTTTACAAAGG GGGCTTCGCGATGTTTGCAAGACTGGGCCAGCAAACAACCATTACCTTCATAGTCTGCGAGCAGCTGCGCGGACTTGCAGGACTCAATGCGCTCTGA